The following is a genomic window from Collimonas fungivorans Ter331.
CTTGAGCGAAGCCAGCTGCGACCTGGTGCTGTCGCCTTCGCCGGCGATGGCCATGCTGGGGAATACCACCGTGTCGGCCAGGGTCAGCCGGCGCCGTTGCGCCTCGCTGCGCCAGCCGGGGCTGATGCGCTGGTCGCCGGAAATCAGCAGGTCGGCGCCCAGCAGCTGGTGCGCATCGCGGCTCAGGCCGGCGCGCATCCTGTCTACAAAAAAACCGACCGCCGACAAGGAGGCGACGGCCACGATCAGTGCTATCAGCAAGAAACGTAATTCGCCCGCGCGCCAGTCGCGGCGGGTCATGCGTATGGACTGCAGAAAGATCATGTAGCAAGCCTTTGGAAAACCCAGCGCAGGCCGCGCCACAACTTGGGCAGCAGCCAGATCGCAAACAGGAAAAACAGGATCAGGAAGGCAAACAGCAGCCAGGGATGGAAAAACGCCGCCCACAGGCCGCCCAGCACGGTGGCGTCTTCGGCAAACGAAGCGGTCCAGTTGCTCAGCGGTTCCGGCGTGGTGTTGATCATGGCGCGGCTGCCGGCCTTGGTGGCATGGGCGCCCAGCGCAAACGTGCCGCCGATCAGCGCCGCGATCGTGGTCCAGGCCGGATCCATGTGGCCCATGGCGGCCACCGCCAGGATGGCGCCGGCCGGAATCCGGATAAAGGTGTGGACCGCGTCCCAGACCGAATCGAGGCCGGGAATCTTGTCGACCAGGAACTCGATGGCGCCCAGCAAACCGGTGACGCCTATCACCCAGGGCGATTCCAGCACCTGCAGCGCCTGCGGCAGGTCGATCCAGCCCAGGCGGCCGAACCAGCCGGCGATGAACAGCGCCATGTACAGGCGGATGCCGCTGGCCCAGGACAAACCGCCGGCAAGCGCAGCGCTAGATAGTGTATCGATCATGATGTCCCCTCTCGGCGGTCTGTTTTTCCCAGGTAATGACTAGCGTAACTTAAATCTACGCCAGCCGCGCGGGAATAGCCATCTCGACGGCAAAATCTGCCACAGGATCACAAGTAGGGCGGGCACCTGTGCCCACGTGGACGTGGCGAGACGCGTAGTCCGGGAAGCGCAGTCCGCGACTAGAATCTCAGCGAGGCGAGTATCCGCAGCACCGCGTGGGCAAGAAAACCTTGCCCACCCTACGATTCGACCAGCGGCGCTACCTGCACGTCGCCGCATTGGGCGCGGTGGCGCAAGGCGTGGTCCATCAGCACCAGCGCCAGCATCGCCTCGGCGATAGGCGTGGCGCGGATGCCGACGCACGGATCGTGGCGGCCGAAAGTCTCGACCGTGGCCGGATTGCCCTGCTTGTCGATCGACTGGCGCGGGGTGCGGATGCTGGAAGTCGGCTTGATGGCGATCGATACGGTGATGTCCTGGCCGCTGGAAATGCCGCCCAGGATGCCGCCGGCATTGTTGGTCAGGAAGCCGTGGCGGGTGATTTCATCGCCATGCTGCGATCCCCGTTGCGCCACCGAGGCAAAACCGGCGCCGATTTCCACGCCCTTGACGGCGTTGATGCCCATCATGGCGTAGCCGATCTCGGCGTCCAGCTTGTCGTACAAAGGCTCGCCCAGGCCGACCGGGACCCCGGAGGCGACGATATCGATGCGCGCGCCGCAGGAATCGCCATCCTTGCGCAAGGCGTCCATGTACGCTTCAAGTTCGGCGATCTGGCTGGCGTTGGCGGCAAAAAACGGGTTGTTGGGCACATGCTCCCAGGATTCGAACACGACCGGGATTTCGCCCAGCTGGCTCATGCAGCCCTTGAACGTGGTGCCGTATTGCTGCAGCAGCCACTTCTTGGCGATCGCCGCGGCGCCGACCATGGGCGCGGTCAGGCGCGCCGAGGAACGGCCGCCGCCGCGCGGATCGCGGATGCCGTATTTCTGCCAGTAGGTATAGTCGGCATGGCCGGGACGGAAGGTATCGACGATATTGCCGTAATCCTTGCTGCGCTGGTCCTGGTTGCGGATCAGCAGCATGATCGGGGTGCCGGTGGTCTTGCCTTCGTAGACGCCGGACAGGATCTCCACCGTATCGGGTTCCTGGCGCTGGGTCACATGGCGCGAGGTGCCCGGCTTGCGGCGGTCGAGGTCGGGCTGGATATCGGCTTCGGACAGTTCCAGGCCCGGCGGGCAGCCATCCACCACGCAGCCGATGGCCGGGCCGTGGGATTCGCCGAAATTGGTGACGCTAAACAGACTGCCGAAGGTATTGCCGGGCATGATGATCCAGATAAAAGGAGGCTGAAAGACATGATTTTACCAGCGCCGCCTCTCAGGGGCTACCTGGCTGGCAAAATCATTGCCTTTTCAACATCCCAAGTCAGGGCAGTTTCGCCAGCTGCGCCGTCAGCAGGTCGAAGAAGCCCTGGGTATCGCCTTCCGTAATCCAGCGCGCGTTTTCCGGGCGCTTGGTGGAACGGTAATAATCGACCACGGTGGCGCCGAAAGTCAGCCCTTCGCGGGTATCGACCTCGACATTCGCCATGCGCCCCTTGAACAGGTCCGGCCGCAGCAGGTAGCCGATGGTGGTGGCGTCATGCACCGGGCCGCCGGGCAAGCCGTATTGCTTGATATCGTGTTCGACATAGGCGTCGAGGATGTCGGCGGCAATCTTGCCGGCCTGGTTGCCGATCTTGCGCAAGCGGTCGATGCGCTCCGGGCTGGTCAGCATCTTGTGCGTCACGTCCAGCGGGATCACGGTGATCGGCAGGCCGCTCTTGAACACCACATCGCTGGCATGCGGATCGGCGAACACATTGAATTCCGCCGCCGGCGTGATATTGCCGCCGTTGAAATGGGCGCCGCCCATCATCACGATTTCCTTGATGCCCTGCTTGATCCCGGGATTTTCGATCAGCGCCATGGCCAGGTTGGTTTGCGGCCCGAGCGTCACGATGGTCATGCTTTGCGGTTTTGCCGCGGTCA
Proteins encoded in this region:
- a CDS encoding DUF4126 domain-containing protein translates to MIDTLSSAALAGGLSWASGIRLYMALFIAGWFGRLGWIDLPQALQVLESPWVIGVTGLLGAIEFLVDKIPGLDSVWDAVHTFIRIPAGAILAVAAMGHMDPAWTTIAALIGGTFALGAHATKAGSRAMINTTPEPLSNWTASFAEDATVLGGLWAAFFHPWLLFAFLILFFLFAIWLLPKLWRGLRWVFQRLAT
- the aroC gene encoding chorismate synthase, with the translated sequence MPGNTFGSLFSVTNFGESHGPAIGCVVDGCPPGLELSEADIQPDLDRRKPGTSRHVTQRQEPDTVEILSGVYEGKTTGTPIMLLIRNQDQRSKDYGNIVDTFRPGHADYTYWQKYGIRDPRGGGRSSARLTAPMVGAAAIAKKWLLQQYGTTFKGCMSQLGEIPVVFESWEHVPNNPFFAANASQIAELEAYMDALRKDGDSCGARIDIVASGVPVGLGEPLYDKLDAEIGYAMMGINAVKGVEIGAGFASVAQRGSQHGDEITRHGFLTNNAGGILGGISSGQDITVSIAIKPTSSIRTPRQSIDKQGNPATVETFGRHDPCVGIRATPIAEAMLALVLMDHALRHRAQCGDVQVAPLVES
- a CDS encoding nucleoside hydrolase — translated: MTKHILEDAAMARRNFLTHGGKLLTGGLLLSALPMGSALAATAAPVPLIIDTDPGADDVIALLLALSARDKLDVRALTTVAGNVQLNYTSRNARMVREWANRPDVPVYAGCARPMLRAPIYAAEVHGAEGVTGVKVFEPKQPLAKGNAVQYLIDTLTAAKPQSMTIVTLGPQTNLAMALIENPGIKQGIKEIVMMGGAHFNGGNITPAAEFNVFADPHASDVVFKSGLPITVIPLDVTHKMLTSPERIDRLRKIGNQAGKIAADILDAYVEHDIKQYGLPGGPVHDATTIGYLLRPDLFKGRMANVEVDTREGLTFGATVVDYYRSTKRPENARWITEGDTQGFFDLLTAQLAKLP